A part of Caldicellulosiruptor owensensis OL genomic DNA contains:
- a CDS encoding GAF domain-containing protein, whose translation MLEVYEQITKLKNIIERFSSFIINASSEKDINEILLMTIDTCLELTGSDGATIYLKETIDQEEKLVIRATKNLSVNFEFYLGYSLPVSPISLCGYAAVYQKPVVINDTLNLPENHEFRQFKFFDKSLHYVTINTITAPIFDFGNNLLGVLQVINKKAKPNIKLDETNATLFTISYTETDVKLTLAISSIVGTFLDRAKAYEKFEVSITNTQKMLANMFDSVKKSISVLNDILVSSQQKFIESLQTEKKEKILSLKEGIELFKKQYQLSKITETIMSITYLITRNVDTKVIDVLHEVISTEIRVYDIPVKVNNSEYAIFLHNVDIIKARMIAKRIERKVFEKLKLNEMLSTSLKFLWSFYELKPDEEKNIEEILSYLQKIAKENEGEITT comes from the coding sequence ATGCTTGAAGTATATGAACAAATTACAAAGCTTAAAAATATAATTGAACGATTCAGCAGCTTTATCATTAATGCTTCTTCCGAAAAAGATATAAACGAAATACTTCTAATGACAATTGATACCTGCTTAGAGTTGACAGGAAGCGATGGTGCAACAATCTATCTAAAGGAAACGATAGACCAAGAAGAAAAGCTTGTTATAAGAGCTACAAAAAATCTGTCTGTTAACTTTGAATTTTATTTAGGATATTCCCTACCTGTTTCCCCAATTAGCCTTTGCGGATATGCAGCAGTATACCAAAAACCTGTTGTTATAAACGATACTTTGAATTTGCCTGAAAATCACGAATTTAGACAGTTCAAATTCTTTGATAAGAGTTTACATTATGTTACAATCAATACTATAACAGCTCCCATATTTGATTTTGGTAATAATCTCCTGGGAGTGTTGCAGGTAATTAATAAGAAAGCAAAACCAAATATAAAATTAGATGAAACCAATGCTACCCTTTTTACTATTAGTTATACTGAGACAGATGTAAAGCTCACATTAGCAATTTCTTCTATTGTAGGTACTTTTCTTGACAGAGCTAAAGCATATGAAAAATTTGAAGTATCTATTACTAATACACAAAAGATGCTGGCTAATATGTTTGATTCTGTAAAAAAGTCTATTTCAGTTTTAAATGATATTTTAGTAAGCAGTCAACAAAAATTCATAGAGTCTTTACAAACCGAAAAGAAAGAAAAAATTCTTTCACTCAAAGAAGGAATAGAACTATTTAAAAAACAATACCAGCTTTCCAAAATTACTGAAACAATCATGAGCATAACTTATCTGATAACAAGAAATGTGGATACAAAGGTGATAGATGTTCTGCATGAAGTTATTTCAACAGAAATAAGAGTTTATGATATACCTGTAAAAGTAAATAATAGCGAATATGCAATTTTTCTTCACAATGTCGACATAATAAAAGCACGGATGATTGCTAAAAGAATAGAACGTAAGGTTTTTGAAAAGCTTAAACTCAACGAAATGCTATCTACCTCATTAAAATTTTTATGGAGTTTTTATGAATTAAAACCTGACGAAGAAAAAAATATTGAAGAAATACTTAGTTATTTGCAAAAAATAGCTAAAGAGAACGAAGGTGAAATTACAACATGA
- the uppP gene encoding undecaprenyl-diphosphatase UppP — MTVFQAIFLGILQGLGEFLPISSSAHLIIFPWFFGWKEHSLVFDVALHLGTLLAVLVYFWKDYFDIVVQGISKPKSEKGKLLWFIIVATIPGALFGYFLEDTVEYVFRKQYLFIAIVLAVFGFILYYVDAIAKNKIELSKMNVYHAVLIGISQALALFPGISRSGITMTTGLLLGLKKEAAAKFSFLMSAPIILGAGVVSLLKNINHVTAEFSNFAIGFFTSATVGFLAIHFLLGIVKKSGFKIFAYYRFFLAAVILAFYLSKVL; from the coding sequence TTGACAGTATTTCAGGCAATCTTTTTAGGAATACTGCAAGGTCTTGGAGAATTCTTGCCAATTTCAAGCTCTGCACACTTGATAATCTTTCCATGGTTTTTTGGCTGGAAAGAGCACTCTCTTGTATTTGATGTTGCTCTTCATCTTGGAACACTCTTAGCGGTACTTGTATACTTTTGGAAGGATTACTTTGATATTGTAGTGCAAGGAATCTCAAAACCAAAATCTGAAAAAGGAAAATTGCTCTGGTTCATTATAGTTGCAACAATTCCCGGTGCACTTTTTGGCTACTTTTTAGAAGATACTGTAGAGTATGTTTTTAGAAAACAATATCTTTTTATTGCAATTGTACTTGCAGTGTTCGGCTTTATATTATATTATGTGGATGCAATTGCTAAAAATAAAATAGAGCTTTCAAAAATGAATGTGTATCATGCAGTTTTAATTGGTATCTCGCAAGCACTTGCTCTTTTTCCAGGTATTTCTCGGTCTGGCATAACAATGACAACTGGACTTTTACTTGGTCTTAAAAAAGAAGCTGCAGCTAAATTTTCGTTCTTGATGTCAGCACCTATTATACTTGGTGCCGGAGTTGTGTCGCTTTTAAAAAACATAAATCATGTGACTGCTGAGTTTTCAAACTTTGCAATTGGCTTTTTTACATCGGCAACAGTAGGTTTTCTGGCAATTCATTTTTTGCTTGGTATTGTCAAAAAAAGCGGTTTTAAAATTTTTGCATATTACAGATTTTTCTTGGCTGCAGTCATTTTAGCCTTCTATCTTTCGAAAGTATTGTAG
- a CDS encoding uracil-DNA glycosylase: MLTWEELENACISCEKCPISKNRTNVVVGDGNKNAKLVFVGEAPGEEEDKQGKPFVGRAGKFLDLALTSLELSREKDFYICNILKCRPPNNRVPTEAEAQNCLPFLRAQIKLISPKIIVCLGATAMKYILGKDLKITQDRGKWFEKGGFWIMATYHPAALLRDPGKREDFYRDLKSVKQKLEKLI, encoded by the coding sequence ATGCTGACATGGGAAGAGCTTGAAAATGCATGTATTTCATGTGAAAAATGCCCTATTTCTAAAAATCGCACAAACGTTGTGGTGGGTGATGGAAATAAAAACGCAAAGCTTGTATTTGTGGGTGAAGCACCTGGTGAAGAAGAAGACAAGCAAGGAAAACCGTTTGTAGGAAGAGCAGGAAAGTTTTTAGATTTAGCTTTGACCTCTTTAGAACTTTCAAGAGAAAAAGATTTTTATATCTGCAATATTTTAAAGTGCAGACCCCCAAATAACCGTGTTCCAACAGAAGCAGAAGCTCAAAACTGCTTGCCTTTTTTGAGAGCCCAGATAAAACTTATCTCTCCAAAAATAATTGTGTGCCTTGGTGCAACAGCTATGAAATATATTCTTGGTAAAGACCTCAAAATTACTCAAGACAGAGGAAAGTGGTTTGAAAAAGGTGGTTTTTGGATTATGGCTACATACCATCCAGCAGCACTTTTAAGGGACCCGGGCAAGAGAGAGGATTTTTACAGGGATTTGAAAAGTGTTAAGCAAAAGTTAGAAAAATTGATATAA
- a CDS encoding HD-GYP domain-containing protein, whose translation MKKVTIDQLEEGMKLARDVFTESGKLLLPEGFIIKPSFIQKLKEHNIDSVYVEDEKAESYVKEEVIYHETFVAIQDLMLSAKTGEVVDIFVAKEIVNDVVAQIIEEEDIFLKIVGFRDVDNYTYFHSVDVSIFAAIIGKLLGLDRKQIEDLALAALLHDFGKMKIPHEILNKPAKLTDEEFEEMKRHTIYGYQIVKNMDDISEQIAEVVLLHHERLDGSGYPLKLKGEKIPLFAKIVAVADVYDALTADRVYKKKIVPTKAADYLTKYAGVHFDKDIVQKFLKMVVKYPVGCFVVLNTGEIAIVYEENPFNKTRPIVKVVARKEGPPVLKPYFVDLAQDNKREIIDVINY comes from the coding sequence ATGAAAAAAGTGACAATTGATCAACTCGAAGAAGGTATGAAACTTGCGCGGGACGTATTTACTGAAAGTGGAAAGCTTTTGCTTCCGGAAGGATTTATCATCAAACCTTCATTTATTCAAAAGCTAAAAGAACACAATATCGATAGCGTATACGTAGAAGATGAAAAGGCAGAAAGTTATGTAAAAGAAGAAGTCATATACCACGAAACCTTTGTTGCCATTCAAGACCTGATGCTATCTGCAAAAACTGGAGAAGTTGTCGATATATTTGTTGCTAAAGAAATTGTAAATGACGTCGTAGCACAAATAATTGAAGAAGAGGATATATTTTTAAAAATTGTCGGATTTAGAGATGTTGATAATTATACATATTTTCACTCTGTAGATGTAAGTATTTTTGCCGCTATAATTGGAAAACTTTTGGGACTTGATAGGAAACAAATAGAAGATCTGGCTTTAGCCGCACTCTTGCATGATTTTGGCAAAATGAAAATTCCCCATGAAATATTAAATAAACCTGCAAAACTTACCGATGAAGAGTTTGAAGAAATGAAAAGACATACAATATATGGATACCAAATTGTAAAAAATATGGATGATATTTCTGAACAAATAGCAGAGGTAGTACTCTTGCACCACGAAAGACTTGACGGATCTGGTTATCCTCTTAAACTGAAAGGCGAAAAAATCCCTTTGTTTGCAAAAATTGTTGCAGTTGCAGATGTTTATGATGCTCTCACAGCAGATAGAGTTTATAAAAAGAAAATAGTTCCAACAAAAGCAGCAGATTATTTAACAAAGTATGCAGGTGTTCATTTTGACAAAGATATTGTTCAAAAATTTTTGAAGATGGTGGTAAAATATCCGGTGGGTTGCTTTGTTGTTCTAAATACAGGCGAAATTGCAATTGTGTATGAAGAAAATCCTTTTAACAAAACAAGACCTATCGTGAAAGTTGTTGCAAGAAAAGAAGGTCCACCTGTACTTAAACCTTATTTTGTGGACCTTGCTCAAGATAATAAAAGAGAAATTATTGATGTGATTAATTACTAA
- a CDS encoding S-layer homology domain-containing protein, with product MYQYFKKILSGFLVLVFVMSLSFGVSFSQNQSNPIFSDLPQNHWAYNAVKFMVERGIIIGYPDNTFRPDNPVTRAEFARIMVISLNLPIKVTDEPSFKDVPKDHWAYPYVESAKYYLTGFRTQNGDYFKPSDYAVREDMAVALVKAKGLQNENVDMNILNNYIDKDQISKNLAKYVAIAIAKGIMVGSPVPNSNQYKFEPQGILTRAQAAMLLYNVLNTQLMEEKITYDNNSSTNNNQQNNYSAPNVAAYTKGDKVVLVWNKINDKKLKGYAVVISKNNSSPGYPQDGYFKIFSDRNVNYVEIGVNSKYNNGDFGVYIKSGEEYYFSITAIYEGNVYVKGNAIKMKIPVIPNYFEKPSVKYEYKENKFVLSWRKIEDVRLVGYWIVISKKTKEPKYPNNGYLVFINDKNTTQYIIDNTVPYKGGDFGEFLKDGEEYYFSITAQYQDRVVSGNSVKAVYYSNLEIAKLRPELQAKTVKWWGQWCINLKWERIDNEKLQGYRVVVSESSSSPDINKDGLLAAISDKNITSINVKAKDKYLINGEYKELKKGHYYYITVYAIYSDRIVGGNVVKVKIP from the coding sequence ATGTACCAATATTTCAAAAAAATATTGTCAGGCTTTTTGGTATTAGTCTTTGTAATGTCTTTATCTTTTGGAGTTTCTTTTTCTCAAAATCAATCAAATCCAATTTTTTCTGACCTTCCTCAAAATCACTGGGCATATAATGCTGTAAAATTTATGGTAGAAAGAGGAATTATAATAGGCTATCCAGACAATACATTCAGACCTGATAATCCAGTTACAAGAGCAGAATTTGCGAGGATTATGGTAATTAGCTTGAATCTTCCAATCAAAGTAACAGATGAACCATCATTTAAAGACGTCCCGAAAGACCACTGGGCATATCCTTATGTTGAGAGTGCAAAATATTATTTGACAGGTTTTAGGACTCAAAATGGAGATTATTTCAAACCATCTGATTATGCGGTAAGGGAAGATATGGCAGTTGCTCTTGTAAAGGCAAAGGGGCTGCAGAATGAAAATGTTGATATGAATATTTTGAACAACTACATTGACAAAGACCAAATATCGAAGAACCTTGCTAAATATGTTGCAATTGCTATTGCAAAAGGTATTATGGTAGGAAGCCCGGTTCCAAATTCTAATCAATATAAATTTGAGCCACAGGGAATTCTTACTCGTGCTCAGGCTGCAATGCTACTATACAATGTTTTGAATACCCAATTAATGGAAGAAAAGATTACCTATGACAATAATTCTTCAACAAATAACAATCAGCAAAATAATTATTCTGCACCTAATGTTGCAGCTTATACAAAAGGCGATAAAGTTGTACTTGTTTGGAATAAAATAAATGATAAAAAATTGAAAGGATATGCAGTTGTTATCTCAAAAAATAATAGCTCTCCAGGGTATCCGCAAGATGGTTATTTCAAAATTTTTTCTGACCGGAATGTTAATTATGTTGAAATTGGGGTAAATTCAAAATACAATAATGGCGATTTTGGAGTTTATATAAAAAGCGGAGAGGAATATTATTTTAGTATTACAGCAATTTATGAAGGAAATGTATATGTAAAAGGCAACGCTATAAAAATGAAAATACCAGTTATACCAAACTATTTTGAAAAACCATCTGTAAAATATGAATATAAAGAAAATAAATTTGTTTTGAGCTGGCGAAAAATAGAGGATGTTCGTCTTGTGGGTTACTGGATTGTAATATCTAAGAAAACGAAAGAACCGAAATACCCAAATAATGGTTATTTGGTCTTTATCAATGACAAAAACACAACTCAATACATTATTGACAACACCGTACCTTACAAAGGTGGGGATTTCGGAGAGTTTTTAAAAGATGGAGAAGAGTATTACTTCAGTATTACAGCTCAGTATCAAGACAGGGTTGTATCTGGCAATAGCGTAAAAGCAGTTTATTACTCAAATTTAGAGATTGCAAAATTAAGACCTGAATTGCAAGCAAAAACTGTAAAATGGTGGGGACAGTGGTGTATCAATCTGAAATGGGAAAGAATAGATAACGAGAAACTTCAAGGTTATAGAGTTGTTGTATCAGAGTCCAGTTCATCACCTGATATTAACAAAGATGGCTTGCTTGCAGCAATTTCGGATAAGAACATAACTTCGATAAACGTAAAGGCAAAAGATAAATATTTAATAAACGGGGAGTATAAAGAATTAAAGAAAGGACATTACTATTATATAACAGTTTACGCTATTTATTCAGATAGGATAGTAGGTGGGAATGTAGTTAAAGTAAAAATACCATAA
- the tsaD gene encoding tRNA (adenosine(37)-N6)-threonylcarbamoyltransferase complex transferase subunit TsaD, translating to MLVLGIETSCDETSAAIVENGRKVLSNVIYSQIDIHHQFGGVVPEIASRKHVEKISYVVDMAFKQAGLTVDDIEGVAATYGPGLVGSLLVGLSFAKALSFSKKLPFVAVNHIEGHIYANFITYPQLMPPLIVLVVSGGHTNLIVLKDFEEYEVVGKTRDDAAGEAFDKIARYLGLGYPGGPAINKIAKLGDEDKYKYPIADVEGYNFSFSGLKSAVINHVHGLWQKGEEFKVEDVAASFQKTVVNILVEKTINLSLETNIKKIAVAGGVAANTRLRDEFCKKCAEHSIEFFVPDFNYCTDNAAMIASCGYFKLQKGIVSSYRENAVPYISLVSKKS from the coding sequence ATGCTTGTACTTGGAATTGAAACATCATGCGATGAAACCTCTGCTGCAATCGTAGAGAATGGAAGAAAAGTACTTTCAAATGTAATATACTCTCAGATTGATATTCATCACCAGTTTGGTGGTGTTGTACCGGAGATAGCTTCTCGCAAACATGTTGAAAAGATTTCATACGTTGTTGACATGGCGTTCAAGCAGGCGGGTTTAACAGTAGACGATATAGAGGGTGTTGCTGCAACGTACGGACCTGGGCTTGTAGGTTCGCTTCTTGTTGGGCTTTCGTTTGCAAAGGCATTAAGCTTTTCTAAAAAGCTTCCATTTGTTGCTGTGAATCACATTGAAGGGCACATTTATGCCAATTTTATAACATACCCTCAGCTTATGCCACCGCTGATTGTTCTGGTTGTCTCTGGAGGGCATACAAATTTAATTGTTTTAAAAGATTTTGAAGAATATGAGGTGGTCGGAAAAACAAGGGACGACGCAGCAGGCGAGGCTTTTGACAAGATTGCAAGATACTTAGGGCTTGGCTATCCTGGTGGACCTGCCATAAACAAGATTGCAAAGCTGGGCGATGAAGATAAATACAAATATCCTATTGCTGATGTTGAGGGATACAATTTTAGTTTTAGCGGATTGAAATCTGCTGTTATAAACCATGTTCATGGACTTTGGCAGAAAGGCGAGGAATTTAAAGTGGAGGATGTTGCTGCATCTTTCCAAAAAACAGTAGTAAACATTCTTGTAGAAAAGACAATCAATCTTTCGCTTGAGACTAACATAAAGAAAATAGCAGTTGCCGGTGGTGTTGCAGCAAACACAAGGCTGCGTGATGAATTTTGTAAAAAATGTGCCGAGCACAGTATAGAATTTTTTGTGCCAGATTTTAATTACTGTACTGACAACGCAGCTATGATTGCATCCTGCGGATACTTTAAACTACAAAAAGGAATAGTGTCGTCTTACCGCGAAAATGCTGTTCCTTATATAAGTCTTGTAAGCAAAAAGAGTTAG
- a CDS encoding DedA family protein: MEFIKQIFISIAEYLSQFGHFGIFIGMTLESACIPIPSEVILPLGGYLAYKGIGSVLSMTIVATLGCLAGSIIAYVVGYFGGRPFILKYGKYFFISRHDFERAEKFFQKRGEITIFISRLLPVIRTFISLPAGIAKMNFIKFCIYTVLGSFPWCLLFVYLGKKLGDNWKSIEEHLKGLDYLILALIIAAIVGYVVYKIFKGKKSVEVE; the protein is encoded by the coding sequence ATGGAATTTATAAAACAAATATTTATTTCAATTGCTGAATATCTCTCTCAATTTGGTCATTTTGGCATATTTATAGGAATGACGCTTGAGTCTGCTTGCATTCCAATACCTTCTGAGGTCATCTTGCCACTTGGTGGATACCTTGCATATAAAGGAATTGGAAGTGTGCTTTCCATGACTATTGTGGCAACCTTAGGATGTTTGGCTGGTTCTATAATAGCATATGTAGTAGGGTACTTTGGCGGAAGGCCATTTATACTCAAATACGGCAAATACTTTTTTATATCAAGGCACGATTTCGAAAGGGCAGAAAAATTCTTTCAAAAAAGAGGAGAAATTACTATATTTATAAGTAGACTTTTGCCTGTAATAAGAACATTCATATCACTGCCAGCGGGTATTGCCAAGATGAACTTTATAAAATTTTGCATTTACACTGTTTTGGGTTCATTTCCATGGTGTTTGCTTTTTGTTTATCTTGGCAAAAAACTTGGCGATAATTGGAAGTCAATAGAAGAGCATTTAAAGGGTTTAGACTATCTTATATTAGCCTTAATAATTGCTGCAATTGTGGGTTATGTTGTCTATAAAATCTTCAAAGGCAAAAAGTCAGTTGAGGTTGAATAA
- a CDS encoding aspartate aminotransferase family protein has translation MKLDEIISYDSQYYVNVFGSRIPLVFEKGEGCILFDSQNKEYLDFISGISVCNLGHSHPKFVTALKDQIEKLIHTSSLFYIEPQALLAKKLAEVSKFDKVFFCNSGAEANEAAIKLVRNYFYKKGLSKYKIITLENSFHGRTLATTAATGQKKYQKPFEPMPEGFINIEADIEKIRNAIDDKTAAVMIELVQAEGGIKVLSKELVQKLFNFCKEHGLLFVIDEVQTGIGRCGSLFCFEQYDITPDIITLAKGLGNGVPIGAMLCKKEVATFEPGEHGSTFGGNLLATRAALEVLRIIEEENIIENVNKMGNYLKQKLLELKEQFDFMVDVRGLGLLIGVEFSFPVKELVKELALAGLLTSSCGGGNVIRFAPPLVVQKTHIDKALEIFKDVVKRYADMGRA, from the coding sequence ATGAAGTTAGATGAGATAATCTCTTATGATTCACAGTACTATGTCAATGTGTTTGGCAGTCGAATACCACTTGTTTTCGAAAAAGGAGAAGGTTGCATTCTATTCGATAGTCAAAACAAAGAATATCTTGATTTTATATCTGGAATTTCTGTATGTAATCTGGGCCACAGCCACCCGAAATTTGTTACTGCTTTAAAAGACCAGATTGAAAAACTCATACACACATCAAGCCTGTTTTACATTGAACCTCAAGCACTTTTGGCAAAAAAACTTGCTGAAGTTTCTAAATTTGACAAAGTGTTTTTCTGTAACTCTGGGGCTGAGGCAAACGAGGCTGCAATAAAGCTTGTGAGAAATTATTTTTATAAAAAAGGGCTTTCAAAATATAAAATTATTACACTTGAAAATTCATTCCATGGAAGAACACTTGCAACAACTGCAGCAACAGGTCAGAAAAAGTATCAAAAGCCTTTTGAGCCAATGCCAGAAGGATTTATAAACATTGAGGCAGATATTGAAAAAATAAGAAATGCCATAGATGACAAAACAGCAGCGGTTATGATTGAACTTGTCCAGGCAGAAGGTGGAATAAAGGTGCTTTCAAAAGAACTTGTACAAAAACTTTTTAATTTTTGTAAAGAACATGGGCTTTTGTTTGTAATTGACGAGGTTCAAACAGGTATTGGAAGATGTGGCAGTCTTTTTTGTTTCGAGCAATATGATATAACTCCTGATATAATTACTCTTGCAAAAGGGCTTGGAAATGGGGTACCGATTGGAGCTATGCTTTGCAAAAAAGAGGTTGCTACATTTGAACCTGGTGAGCATGGTTCAACTTTTGGTGGAAATTTGCTTGCAACAAGAGCAGCTCTTGAGGTGTTGAGAATAATTGAAGAAGAAAATATAATTGAAAATGTAAACAAAATGGGGAATTATTTAAAGCAAAAGCTTCTTGAACTAAAAGAACAATTTGATTTTATGGTGGATGTTAGAGGTTTGGGCCTTTTAATAGGTGTTGAATTTTCTTTCCCTGTGAAAGAACTTGTAAAAGAGTTAGCTTTAGCCGGGCTTTTGACAAGCAGCTGCGGAGGCGGAAATGTTATAAGATTTGCTCCACCCCTGGTTGTCCAAAAGACTCACATAGATAAAGCCTTGGAAATCTTTAAAGACGTGGTGAAAAGGTATGCTGACATGGGAAGAGCTTGA